The following coding sequences are from one Dreissena polymorpha isolate Duluth1 chromosome 8, UMN_Dpol_1.0, whole genome shotgun sequence window:
- the LOC127842568 gene encoding uncharacterized protein LOC127842568 produces MLAKTLRTNLKPFIVGFCTCAFLFSVVAMVLRIKTDSVYSSTNPIPKSDKLGWQADEKVSSDKTAISAGTISDLAGTVSDHPETVSDHTGTVSDRIRKVLIHGNGSYNLHPDLRNKNSFSQYGQDKYLSSHFGSKRNGFFVEIGAYDGQFLSNTLLLEMKNNWTGLLIEANPHMFSLISSVNRNCYAINCCLGYTNSSLTFTLAGMISSADAVITARHRNRINSESNNFKNDKTYNKTVTVQCYSLFEVLNVIGTKKVDYFSLDVEGAELYILESIDWNQIDIDVFTIETDQHRDTIMSFMKDHGYKWLTQLQGDDIFSKRRD; encoded by the coding sequence ATGCTTGCGAAAACGTTGCGCACCAACTTGAAGCCGTTTATTGTGGGATTCTGTACTTGTGCATTTCTCTTTTCGGTCGTGGCGATGGTGTTGCGGATTAAAACAGACAGTGTGTATAGCTCAACAAACCCAATACCGAAATCGGACAAACTCGGCTGGCAGGCAGATGAGAAGGTATCTTCTGACAAAACAGCGATATCCGCGGGGACAATAAGCGATCTCGCAGGTACAGTGAGCGATCACCCAGAGACAGTCAGCGATCACACAGGTACAGTCAGCGATCGCATTCGGAAGGTACTGATTCATGGAAACGGCAGTTATAATTTGCACCCAGATCTTCGTAACAAAAATTCTTTTTCGCAGTATGGGCAAGACAAGTACCTAAGCAGCCACTTTGGGTCGAAAAGAAATGGGTTTTTTGTTGAAATCGGAGCGTATGACGGACAGTTTCTATCGAACACATTACTCCTTGAAATGAAGAACAACTGGACGGGACTTTTAATTGAAGCCAATCCACACATGTTTTCTCTCATATCTTCTGTAAACAGAAATTGTTATGCTATTAACTGTTGCCTTGGATATACGAATTCGTCCTTGACATTTACGCTTGCCGGGATGATTTCCAGTGCAGATGCAGTCATAACTGCACGTCACAGGAATAGAATAAACAGCGAAagtaacaattttaaaaatgacaaaacgtACAACAAAACCGTAACCGTTCAATGTTACAGCCTCTTCGAAGTTCTGAACGTGATTGGAACTAAAAAGGTGGATTACTTCTCATTGGATGTTGAAGGCGCGGAATTGTACATCCTGGAGTCCATAGACTGGAACCAAATTGACATTGATGTCTTCACCATAGAAACGGATCAACACAGAGACACAATAATGTCGTTCATGAAAGATCACGGATATAAATGGCTTACACAATTGCAAGGAGATGACATTTTTAGTAAACGACGTGATTAG